One part of the Sciurus carolinensis chromosome 4, mSciCar1.2, whole genome shotgun sequence genome encodes these proteins:
- the Galr3 gene encoding galanin receptor type 3 yields the protein MANTQNVSLESPGSVGAVAVPVVFALIFLLGTVGNGLVLAVLLQPGPSAWQEPGSTTDLFILNLAVADLCFILCCVPFQAAIYTLEAWLFGALVCKAVHLLIYLTMYASSFTLAAVSVDRYLAVRHPLRSRALRTPRNARAAVGLVWLLAALFSAPYLSYYGTVRYGALELCVPAWEDARRRALDVATFAAGYLLPVAVVSLAYGRTLRFLWAAVGPAGAAAAEARRRATGRAGRAMLAVAALYALCWGPHHALILCFWYGRFAFSPATYACRLASHCLAYANSCLNPLVYALASRHFRARFRRLWPCGRRRRHRAGCPASARRALRRVGPASSGPAGCPGHAGPRGRLPAGGGWGREPAHLGEAGRALCARGPE from the exons ATGGCTAACACCCAGAACGTTTCACTGGAGAGCCCGGGAAGCGTGGGGGCCGTGGCAGTGCCTGTGGTCTTTGCCCTCATcttcctgctgggcacagtgggcaATGGACTGGTGCTGGCGGTGCTGCTGCAGCCAGGCCCAAGTGCCTGGCAGGAGCCAGGCAGCACCACGGATCTGTTCATCCTCAACCTGGCGGTGGCTGACCTCTGCTTCATCCTGTGCTGCGTGCCCTTCCAGGCCGCCATCTACACGCTGGAGGCCTGGCTCTTTGGGGCCCTGGTCTGCAAGGCCGTGCACCTGCTCATCTACCTCACCATGTATGCCAGCAGCTTCACCCTAGCTGCCGTCTCAGTGGACAG GTACCTGGCCGTGCGGCACCCGCTGCGCTCGCGGGCCCTGCGCACACCGCGCAACGCGCGCGCCGCCGTGGGCCTGGTGTGGCTGCTGGCGGCGCTCTTCTCGGCGCCCTACCTCAGCTACTACGGCACGGTGCGCTACGGCGCGCTCGAGCTCTGCGTGCCCGCCTGGGAGGACGCGCGCCGCCGCGCCCTGGACGTGGCCACCTTCGCCGCGGGCTACCTGCTGCCGGTGGCCGTGGTGAGCCTGGCCTACGGGCGCACGCTGCGCTTCCTGTGGGCCGCCGTGGGCCCCGCtggcgcggcggcggcggaggcgcGGCGGCGGGCCACGGGCCGCGCGGGGCGCGCCATGCTGGCGGTGGCCGCGCTCTACGCGCTCTGCTGGGGCCCGCACCACGCGCTCATCCTCTGCTTCTGGTACGGCCGCTTCGCCTTCAGCCCCGCCACCTACGCCTGCCGCCTGGCCTCGCACTGCCTCGCCTACGCCAACTCCTGCCTCAACCCGCTCGTCTACGCGCTCGCCTCGCGCCACTTCCGCGCGCGCTTCCGCCGCCTGTGGCCctgcggccgccgccgccgccaccgcgcAGGCTGCCCCGCGAGCGCCCGCCGCGCCCTCCGTCGCGTTGGCCCGGCGTCTTCGGGCCCCGCGGGCTGCCCTGGGCACGCCGGGCCTCGCGGGAGGCTGCCGGCCGGCGGCGGCTGGGGCAGGGAGCCCGCCCACCTTGGAGAGGCCGGGCGAGCCCTGTGCGCCCGAGGACCCGAATAA